In the genome of Bombus affinis isolate iyBomAffi1 chromosome 7, iyBomAffi1.2, whole genome shotgun sequence, one region contains:
- the LOC126918217 gene encoding GTP-binding protein Rit2-like — MSADILQDKSVALNGKNDVPVVSQPITRGGLRVYKIVVLGDGGVGKSAVTLQFVSHSFLDYHDPTIEDSYQQQAVIDGEAALLDILDTAGQVEFTAMRDQYMRCGEGFMICYSVTDRHSFQEALEYRKLITRVRANEDIPLVLVGNKFDLQHQREVTTEEGKALAEQLGCPFYETSAALRQFIDDAFYSLVRQIRAKERSRNSVRKHSRWWRLRSILAFIFRRKQRHVNSHHYSP, encoded by the exons ATGTCAGCTGACATCCTGCAGGATAAGAGCGTAGCCTTGAACGGCAAGAATGACGTACCGGTAGTCTCGCAACCCATTACCAGGGGTGGACTTAGGGTTTACAAAATTGTTGTTTTGGGCGATGGTGGTGTTGGTAAATCAG CTGTCACATTACAATTTGTCAGTCATAGCTTTCTTGATTATCATGATCCAACTATAG AGGATTCATATCAGCAACAAGCAGTTATAGATGGTGAAGCTGCACTTTTAGATATATTAGACACTGCAGGCCAG GTGGAATTTACAGCTATGCGTGACCAATATATGAGATGTGGAGAAGGTTTTATGATATGTTACTCTGTAACTGATAGACATAGCTTTCAGGAAGCTTTAGAATATCGAAAATTGATAACACGTGTGAGAGCTAATGAAGATATCCCATTGGTATTAGTTGGTAACAAATTTGACTTGCAACATCAGCGAGAG GTAACTACAGAAGAAGGAAAGGCACTTGCTGAGCAGCTTGGTTGCCCCTTTTATGAAACATCTGCAGCTCTTAGACAGTTTATAGATGATGCATTTTATTCATTAGTCAGACAAATTCGAGCTAAAGAAAGGTCAAGAAATTCGGTACGTAAACACAGTCGTTGGTGGCGGCTGCGTTCAATTCTTGCCTTTATATTTAGAAGAAAGCAAAGACATGTCAATAGTCATCATTATTCCCCTTAA